The sequence CACGCCGGCCCGGTGGAAGCGGGCGCGCTCGGGGCGAGGGTATCGGAGCCACCAGGCAGCTTCGACCCACACCAGAATCCGCTCGGGCTGTTGCCGCGGACCGGCGCGTAGCTGTCACCCTGCGGGCTGACCTTGAGGAAGTTGAAGCACGCGTCCGGGTCCGCTGGCCTGCTCAGGTCGGTCGGCGCGAGCAGGCCGCCCGCGTCGTAGTCGTGAACCTGCCGCAGGTTGGTGATGAAGGACTGACGGGTGGGACAGACGCCGGCGAGCTCCAGGCCGCGGACCATCTCGTCGGCGGCCACGTAGGAGGTGATCGCCAGGTCGTCGAACGGGTTCATCAGTTCCGGCGCGTAGTCGGCCACCGCCTGCTCGTAGGCCGTGATCGCCGGGGACTTCTCGGTATAGGAGCGGTATCCCATCGTCATCGACATGCCGGCCATGTCGGCGCCACGGGTCCGAAGCTGCGCGGGGCCGTAGTTGCTGGCGCTGAGCGCGACGTTGAGCTTGACTCCCGCGGCCTTGGCGGCGGCGTAGATGTCAATGAAGGCGTCGGCCTGAACCGCGCCGATCAGGGCGTCGGCCCCGTCCTGGCGCAGCAGCGTCGCCACCTTGGCCGGATTGGACACGGTCTCGGAGTAGGTGGTCTGGCCGACGACCTGGATGCCCTGGCTCTGCAGGCTCGGGGCCAGCTGGATGGCGAGGTTCGCGGACGTCTCGGCGCTCGGGTCCCAGACGACGAGGGCCTTTGTCCCGCCCTGCGCCTTCACGTAC is a genomic window of Pseudofrankia inefficax containing:
- a CDS encoding ABC transporter substrate-binding protein encodes the protein MHRRCQDSPRRSSEMKTMKSRCSRVRRVLSVAVVLLGLPMTGCAGSSHSGETTSSSSCPSGTPGVTANSIKIGFVYPDTGGPIAEAFRPARSAVDARIALANANGGVHGRKIDLEWRDDEANTGAFALAAHDLVVQEGAFALIAQTVDLDQPTADWLHARNVPVTGLATSPLWGEYSNLFHFGSLFNKGGAVDTFGRYVKAQGGTKALVVWDPSAETSANLAIQLAPSLQSQGIQVVGQTTYSETVSNPAKVATLLRQDGADALIGAVQADAFIDIYAAAKAAGVKLNVALSASNYGPAQLRTRGADMAGMSMTMGYRSYTEKSPAITAYEQAVADYAPELMNPFDDLAITSYVAADEMVRGLELAGVCPTRQSFITNLRQVHDYDAGGLLAPTDLSRPADPDACFNFLKVSPQGDSYAPVRGNSPSGFWCGSKLPGGSDTLAPSAPASTGPA